ATACACCTTCAAAAAAGCTTGGAGACGTGTGCGCGGAGCAACGCTGGCCGTGGCTGGACAACACTGCCAGGCGCCCATACGGAGGCCCCGGAAGTGTCATTTTTCTGGTGCTTGTGTGGACTTCGCTGCAGGGATAACCTCGGTGACTTGATTGAGGAGACGTTGCATATCTTTGAGATAAACGGGGGCCCGGACGCCTTTATTAATATCAAGTACATGATTCCGACATACGAGAGTTGCGTCGTACAGTGACCTCTGGCCTCGAAGCAGGTCTCCCTGATAGCCGTTTGTCCCCCCCACCAACAGGAACACTACCCCGCGAGCATTTCTCTGATTCGTAGTACGCTGTGACGCGGCAAACAGCTCTTTCTGGTGCAAGGAATCGAAAATTTCACCAGAACGATAACTGAATAGGTAAATCTGTCGGTGAGCTGgccagaaaaaaaaaacacgcgtCCCACTGTTCTACGTGCTGGTAACGCACTACCTCCACGGCGACCACGTCGCTGGAGACGTCCGCCCGTCCCGGCCTTCATCTGCTTGTCAATAACGATTTCCGGTGACGCATCCGCTGACCCATTTCCGGCGCGTACGTGGTAACCCAGGCAGTCCTGGTGAGGCAACTGTCGTTTAAGAATCTTGGAGGACGTATCGTTCCGGTAAAGAAGACACACTCACAGAGGTGGAAGCGTACGAGGAAAATGTGCGAACAGGAAGATCAACATTTAGCCGGTCAAGACGCAGGCACCACCCGCCTCCTTAATCTTCTTTTCCGCGATACGCGAAAAGAATCGAGCCTTAACGATGACGGGAACCTTCGGCAGGTCGCCCTTTCCCAGAACCTTGAAGTAGCCTGACTTCGTCACGTCGATGACGGCTGCCTTGTCCTTGCTCTGCTCAGCCTTGGCCAAAGTTGCCGGGGACACGAGCGACCACAGCTTGTCCACATTCACAGTCGGGCAGGTGTACTGGTTCTTCAACAGGTGATAGTGGCGCATACCGACCTGAAGGGCGCACCGGCAAAAACGAAAGCTCAGATGCACACACAGCCACATCCTCCCTTttctcccccgccccccccccccctcccctcccacTCACTATTTATTCTTCACACGAATCAGTACGGTGGCACTTCATCCTCCcagggccgccgcgagcacgGTAGGTGGTTGACAGTGCACGCAAGCCCTGCTCTGTGCTGGGTCAGCCCTGCCATATTTTCGCTTACCTTTCCGAAGTAACCAGGATGGTACTTGTCGAAGTTGATGCGGTGGTGGTGCATACCACCAGCCTTACCGCGACCACCAGGATGCTTGCGGTGCTTCCCGACACGCCCATAACCGGCACTGACGTGCCCACGTCTCTTTCTAGTCTTCCTCAACCGGGTCGTCATCTTGAAAGAGGGTAGAAGAAAAACAGggaagacgcgcccgccggtcCCGGAACTAGATGTGAGCCTGAGCGTaggaaggcagcgacagcaAACGCACAGCACCTCGTGGACTGCGAACACCATCTCCCAGGAACACCGGGATGACCATAAGCCGTATCATTGCGCAAACATGAAAAAGCGAAGGCACTCGCATAAAAGAGTCCAACGGACGACGCCAGCAACAGTGTGCCAAGGATGCATGCTATGGACGCCGCCTGGAGTACCACGAGAAAACACGCATCAAACGAGACTCAGGCGGAATGCGCGGCAACACGCACTCCAcaaaggggaagaagaaacaTAGAAGAGGAGACGATAGACATTAGAGGGGTACCCAGGGAGTAGCAGAGGAGATGTTGCTGCCGCGTTAGATCAGGCCACGTTCGGAAGAACCCGCCAGCCGGGGGGAGAGTTCATGTTGTTCCTGTCACAACGACTGAAGAAGTCCCTTTCCCCCTTCCGAGTGAGCAGTATAAAAGGATATGCGTTTTGTCGTCTGTGGCGAGACTTGGTTTGAGGCTGTGTCTTCGCAGCATGCTGCCGGCGAAGTGGAAGCTTTGAAGGGAAACGACGAGGACATACCGCCAAACGAGTGGAAACAAGAGTCCAGTCACACTTCAAGGCGAAATAAATCCTTTGATTTAACAAACAAGACGACACAGAAGCCTAACAGCCATGCCTCTTCCCCAGTAAATCGAAATTCGCGGTTGACCGTGGGGAGAGAAACTGCCTCACGCGCCCCGCACTCGTCTGCAACAAATTTCGCGCGATCAGTTCGTAAGGTAGGGACAGCCACCAAGGGAACCATACAGAGCACGGAAAGCAGCAAACCAGGCCGTCTGGTGCTTACCTTGAACCAAGGCGAAAAAAGGCCAACAAAAGCAACTGAAGATCGCATTCGCCGAGGTGTAGGTACAGCGCGCACCGATCGCCTCTGCGACGAAGAAAGGAGGCAGACCCCGCTACAGAAATAATTCGCCTCTTATCTCCCCGCCAGTACGCGCAACGCTGCTTTACGCGCGCAATAGAGGCCCCGCACAagcgtcgtcctctctcgccgccgcgctttctcacttgtctcctcgctcccATTGCGTTTATCTCTTGAAAAGCCGAGGCGCCCTTTGCCGCATGCCGGACTAGCTACAGTGTGATTTTTCGACAGCCGAGATGATCCTTACTGCATGCACGCGACTCTCTAACGGACTTTTAAGTGTATTTTCGGACCTGGTACGACGCTTCCTCTGAAACATCTCTTTATCAGGACTTCACGGGTCGTGAACGGGTTCTCGTGACTTTTGGATGCgtgcgaagcagaggaggcggatgAGAGTGCATGGTCCAACGGCGCCGCTTCGTGTGTCTCGATGTAGAGACTCACGACTGACCGGTCATCTCACTTGCCGTGTCCTGTCCTCCATCGCAAGCTGGGCCCTCTCCTGTGTCGTGCCTTTTTCACTCTCACCCAGAAGTCGCGGTGCCTGTGTGCGAGTTCTGCCCTTGAGTGTGTCAGCCGAGACAGGCGAGCAGCCAGGACTTCCGGTAGTCGAGGCCTTGGCTTCGCGCTGTTCCCTTTCTGCGCTTCGATCCTTCTGCCTGCTGTCTTCGTTTCCCCGCCCCGTGATCGCCTAGGCGCTGGCGAATGCCGTGCGCAGCTCAAACCTGTATTGTGTCTTTGTTCTTCACGCAATCGTTTGAACGAAGTGAAAGCGAAGCCGGTTTCCGGTGGAGTCCGAGCCCTCTCGGCCTCTCCAGTTCCCCCAGCTCTGTCCAAGGTGTGTGAACACTCTTGGGCTCAAGACTTGACTCTTTTTACAGGCATCGACGAGGCAAAGAAGGTGTTCTCCGTCCGTCTTGACGGTGAagcgctctctgcagagaaCAGAGCAAGAATATCATGACAAACAGGACCCCCGTCGTTATGTCCAGTCATCCACACCATGGGAAACTTTCGCATTAGGCCGCCTGGCGTGCGGCACGCTTTCCGTAAGTCCTCAAGACTAGCTGCGGAAACGGAGCGCGCACGAAACCGCGCCTAGGCCGAAGGCAACACTGGAACGtgggagaggaggacggcgaggggaCCCTCTTGAAAAGGTTGTGGAAATCGACACGTAGGGACAGGTTGGGAAGGACCGGACTTTAGCTGCGTACGCTCGATTCTCGACGCTGGTCTACATGTGTGTCCACGACTTCATCCGTATACAAGCGACAGAGCGCGCCTGTGGCTTTGCGCCACAGCGGATATCAACTGCGATGCATTCTGTGCTTCGACAGGGAGTTTACAGCATCAGAGGATTCGCGGTGAGTCGCTCTTCGCCATCTCCTGTGTCTTCAGCAAAACTGGGAACATATCGGACTGTCATGTTCCGCCGAATGAATCTTCTCAACTGGCCTCCAGAGGATGCCTCTCCGCTGCACCCTGTAAGCGCTGAAGCGACGCTCTTTCCAATTCAGCGTCCGCCTGATGTTCCCCCGAAATCAAACGCCCGCCAGCGTGTTCGTGTGCATCTCGCGTCTTTATTTTTTTTGCCGCTAACCTGTCTGTTACCATTCAGCATCTGCCTTCGTGGCTGTCGATTCAGGGTCTTCTTGTGCGCGTGGAGGTTTACGGTAGTCcgtccttctctcgcgtgtctGGACTACTCCGCACGTTTCCCGCAGATCGAGCCCTGGGGCAGGCAGTTCTTCGTCTTCAACGCCTTCGCCACGATCGACCCTGCGGAGTGGTCTGGTCCTCGCGGCCCTTGTCCGCGCattcctcctctcgccaAGGTGAAGTCTGCAGGGGCGTCGTGTTTTCCGCTTTTCCTGCGCAgcgggcctcgcgctcgcgcagctggaaGATACATTCGCCGAGGCCTATCCACACGTGGACAGATATGCATCTGCGcgctctccaggcgcgcACGTGCATCTGCGCTCATGGCGCTTAGTGGATGCTGCACGTCTCAGGACCAGAGGTGgatcgcgtctgcgcgcagcATCATCGAACACCGCTCTCGCTTTCTGTCGCTTTGTCCCCCCGATCTGCAGTTGGTGTTCGACTTCTGTGGCTGCGAAGACCGCTGCAGGTGCTTCATGTGTCTC
Above is a window of Besnoitia besnoiti strain Bb-Ger1 chromosome Unknown contig00007, whole genome shotgun sequence DNA encoding:
- a CDS encoding ribosomal protein RPL27A (encoded by transcript BESB_071990), with the translated sequence MTTRLRKTRKRRGHVSAGYGRVGKHRKHPGGRGKAGGMHHHRINFDKYHPGYFGKVGMRHYHLLKNQYTCPTVNVDKLWSLVSPATLAKAEQSKDKAAVIDVTKSGYFKVLGKGDLPKVPVIVKARFFSRIAEKKIKEAGGACVLTG